One region of Danio aesculapii chromosome 7, fDanAes4.1, whole genome shotgun sequence genomic DNA includes:
- the cth1 gene encoding cysteine three histidine 1, producing MFETSQDDLFLFPTEGQNEAFFPEEGLGGGGLSLAEALLPLVESPSPPMTPWLCSTRYKTELCSRYAETGTCKYAERCQFAHGLHDLHVPSHHPKYKTELCRTYHTAGYCVYGTRCLFVHNLKEQRPVRPRRRNVPCRTFRAFGVCPFGTRCHFLHVEGGSESDGAEEERTWQPPSQSQEWKPRGALCRTFSSFGFCLYGTRCRFQHGLPNTIKGLNANQTTWPQQMTNGGSLSPISDTCTSPSPPSSSPPSALASPVYPDSSGPITPPSVEAVANNAFTFSSQHLNDLLLPLALRLQQLEKAASAGPQDVLDKPLL from the exons ATGTTTGAG ACCAGTCAAGATGACCTGTTCCTGTTCCCCACTGAAGGCCAGAATGAGGCGTTCTTCCCTGAGGAGGGTTTAGGGGGTGGTGGTCTATCTCTAGCTGAGGCCTTGCTTCCCCTGGTGGAGTCTCCCTCTCCCCCGATGACCCCTTGGCTCTGCTCCACCCGCTACAAGACGGAACTGTGCAGCCGTTATGCGGAGACGGGTACCTGCAAGTACGCCGAACGCTGCCAGTTTGCCCATGGCCTCCATGATCTCCACGTGCCCTCCCATCACCCCAAGTACAAAACTGAGCTGTGTCGTACCTACCACACTGCCGGCTACTGCGTTTACGGCACACGCTGTCTGTTTGTGCACAACCTTAAAGAGCAGAGGCCTGTCCGCCCTCGCCGCAGAAACGTACCATGCCGTACCTTCCGTGCATTTGGGGTTTGCCCATTTGGCACCAGATGCCACTTTCTCCATGTTGAGGGAGGCTCTGAATCGGATGGTGCTGAGGAAGAGCGAACCTGGCAACCTCCGTCACAATCCCAAGAGTGGAAGCCTCGTGGTGCCCTCTGCCGCACCTTCAGTTCTTTCGGCTTCTGCCTCTATGGCACCCGCTGTCGGTTCCAGCATGGGCTTCCCAATACCATCAAAGGTCTCAATGCCAACCAAACAACCTGGCCTCAGCAGATGACCAACGGAGGGTCTCTTTCACCCATCTCTGACACGTGCACTTCACCATCTCCACCTTCTTCGTCTCCTCCATCTGCATTGGCGTCTCCCGTGTATCCTGACAGCTCTGGTCCCATCACCCCTCCGTCAGTGGAAGCTGTGGCCAATAATGCGTTCACCTTCAGCAGTCAGCATCTGAATGACCTGCTGCTCCCTCTGGCCCTTCGGCTCCAGCAGCTGGAGAAAGCTGCCAGTGCTGGACCTCAAGATGTCCTGGATAAACCACTGCTGTAG